TTCCACTCATCTCCCATCAATGATCATCATAGTCTGTAGAatagcagagaaaatgagctcaAAATATTCAGGTGACATATCAACAGATTTGGGTAATTGGTTACCTTTAGTTAGCTCTTTCATAGCAGGTATGATTTTGAGTCTATTAATATCAGACAGGTTATCCACTTGGAAATCCTCACTGGAAAGCAAGATTTGGACTCTGGCGGGTCAGTTGGGACATCGAGATGGAGCTTCTGCTCCTCCCCTGGAATCCGACAACGTCCATGGTGACCAGCAAGTTATAACTTCCACCCTGAGCGACGACGAAGATTCATCTTCCTATCATTCTGTGGATTCAAACATCAGCGAAGTCAGTTCTTTATGCGAGGAAGATACTCCTCCCGTTCATTCTCTGGATTCAAACAACAGCGAAGAATGCGTGGATTCCCATAAACAGGTCTATAGATACGATGTGTTCCTAAGCTTCCGTGGTCCCGACGTCCGCAACACTTTCGTTGATCATCTTTTCGAACGTCTCGAAAGAAGAGGCATTTTCACGTTCAAGGATAATGTAAGGCTCAAGAAAGGAAAACGCATTAAAGCCGAGCTAATGGATGCAATTAGAGATTCAAGGCTTGCTATTGTAGTCTTCTCTAGCACATACCCGACCTCCACATGGTGTCTCGATGAAATGTCCACGATAGCTGATCTCCACCGACAAAATAAACAAATTGTTGTCCCAGTTTTCTATGACGTTCCTTCTTCTGATGTTGGAAGTCAAACGGGCCCGTACGAAGTCCACTTCAATTCAGAGCGATTCAGGAAATTTTCCAATAGGGTTGCCCGATGGAAGGTTGATATGAAGTATTTGGCTAAAGTATGCGGGTTCTCTATTGTAGACTCGAACAGGTATGTACCCAAAACGACCTTTTCTTGTTTCTAAATTCTCTTAGTGTTTCATGGTCAATTGGTCGTTCTTGTTAGGCAAActatatatttttaccaaaataagtCATAATCCTATATATTTTTCGTTATGCCTGTTTCACGGACGTGATTTTTCCTCCCCTTTTTCAGACCTGAGACTACACACCTGGAAGAGATTACTAGTTTTGTGGCAAAGGAATTGAATCATAGATTCACATTACTTGCCAGTGATCTAATTGGGATACAGCCCCGAGTAGCAGAGCTCGAAAGACGACTCAACTTGACATCAGGGAATGTTGCTTTTCAAATTCTTGAAATTTGGGGCATGAGCGGCATAGGAAAGACAGTTCTTGCCATGATCTTGTACGATAGAATATCTCATCAATTTGATGCTTGTTGTTTTATCCAGGGCGTAAACGGTATTTATACAAGGCATGCCAATGCCTGCGAGACTGCTACTACAAACGTTCAAAAACAAATTCTTCTTCAACTGTTTCAGGAACAAGTTGAGTCTGACGATCCTGCCGAAATAGCCAAGATGCTACAAAATAGAATGTGTAACCGAAATCTTCCTAAAAGGGTTCTTATAGTTCTTGACGATGTTGGTGATCCAAAACAATGGGATGATTTGGGTATAGTTCCTGACTCACTTGGATTAGGAAGCAGAGTTGTCATAACTACTAGATTTCAGCATATTCTCAATGTGAATACAGCGTATGAAATTCACGAGGTTCAACTATTGAATGATGATGAAGCTCTTGAACTTTTTCAAAGAAAAGCCTTCAAAATTGATTGTCATAGCCTGGCTATCAGTGATGTATCTCGTAGGATAATAGAAAATGCTCAATGTCTTCCTTCAGCAATTATAAAACTGGGTTACTACTTCAATCAAAAAGCTGAAGCACATTGGGAAAGATGCTTCCAGAGATGGAGAGAATATCCAGAAGAAAAATATATGAACTCTCTGCAGGAAAAAGATTACGAAGTTCTGAATGAAGATGAGAAGATGATCTTTCTAGATATAGCTTGTTTCTTTACGGGAAAAAACAAGAAGTATGTGGAGCACATTCTAGGGAGTAGAATATCGGATCCCCACCTTGCAATTCAAGAGATCCGGAAGAAATCTCTCATAAAAATTAGGAATCACGAAATTCATATGCATCAAATATTACAAGATTTGGGCAAAAAAATTGTTCGGGGCAATAATAAAGACGAGCCAAAATGCTGGTCTAGATTGTGGAATGCAGAGGATTTCCAAGAAGTCTTGATAGATATGGTAACAAGTCATCGCGAAAttcattttatgatttttgtGTTTCTACAATGTTATTTTGTGATTGATTTTTAATGTACATATAACATTTTTGTACTTTTATCATACAAAAATGGTAACAGCTTAAGATCTTTTCAGGAAGGAAACAAAGTTCAGGCCATAGTTTTGGATGAAGATGTCTCCAAATACATGAAAATTGGCGGATTGTCAGAACTGAGGGATCTTAGACTGTTGATATTACATCATCATAAGAGCTCCTCAGAAAAGCTCACTTTTCGTTTCAATAAGTTATGCTATCTTTCATGGCATGGTTTCTCTTACACTTCTTTGTCACTATGCATATGGTCTAATCTTGCTGAATTGAATTTACCTAATAGCAGCATCCGACGACTATGGGAAGGCAGCCAGGTAATATGATTGTATTATTATTTCCAAACTTTAGAAAGTGAACCATGGTGTTGGCCCGTGCTGAAGGGCCTTGAGTTTGTTAAGCATACGGTCTTTTGATTTCAGAATTTAGTAAATTTTACTCGggtgtttgactctgctttggaAGATTATTCCCAGAACAAAAATGTTATTCGTATACTAAAATTACTcactaaaatcagctatcaatgtatttttgtataaatatatgtgtaatttaattta
This region of Arachis hypogaea cultivar Tifrunner chromosome 8, arahy.Tifrunner.gnm2.J5K5, whole genome shotgun sequence genomic DNA includes:
- the LOC112707225 gene encoding disease resistance protein Roq1, encoding MIIIVCRIAEKMSSKYSDRLSTWKSSLESKIWTLAGQLGHRDGASAPPLESDNVHGDQQVITSTLSDDEDSSSYHSVDSNISEVSSLCEEDTPPVHSLDSNNSEECVDSHKQVYRYDVFLSFRGPDVRNTFVDHLFERLERRGIFTFKDNVRLKKGKRIKAELMDAIRDSRLAIVVFSSTYPTSTWCLDEMSTIADLHRQNKQIVVPVFYDVPSSDVGSQTGPYEVHFNSERFRKFSNRVARWKVDMKYLAKVCGFSIVDSNRPETTHLEEITSFVAKELNHRFTLLASDLIGIQPRVAELERRLNLTSGNVAFQILEIWGMSGIGKTVLAMILYDRISHQFDACCFIQGVNGIYTRHANACETATTNVQKQILLQLFQEQVESDDPAEIAKMLQNRMCNRNLPKRVLIVLDDVGDPKQWDDLGIVPDSLGLGSRVVITTRFQHILNVNTAYEIHEVQLLNDDEALELFQRKAFKIDCHSLAISDVSRRIIENAQCLPSAIIKLGYYFNQKAEAHWERCFQRWREYPEEKYMNSLQEKDYEVLNEDEKMIFLDIACFFTGKNKKYVEHILGSRISDPHLAIQEIRKKSLIKIRNHEIHMHQILQDLGKKIVRGNNKDEPKCWSRLWNAEDFQEVLIDMEGNKVQAIVLDEDVSKYMKIGGLSELRDLRLLILHHHKSSSEKLTFRFNKLCYLSWHGFSYTSLSLCIWSNLAELNLPNSSIRRLWEGSQAIPNLKRMNLRNSRDLVITPNFACCQGLVRLDLTGCINLTEVHDSIGLLRELNYLSLRECSSLSLLDFGPNCQLSSLRTLLLSGCTNLQQTPDFTELSNLRYLDLERCTSLSTMHESIGTLATLKYLSLRGCKNLVHAPYILNGNSSLLILDLSGCMMITNLPRCRRKFAPSSCLESLMFLSPVFLEPQRILDFVGELMFFDGEWICSKLAYLNLAHCHELRRFPEASFHGLHEMKGTLERYPQLSVIGQDYIFSASTV